A window of the Sabethes cyaneus chromosome 1, idSabCyanKW18_F2, whole genome shotgun sequence genome harbors these coding sequences:
- the LOC128745900 gene encoding uncharacterized protein LOC128745900: MSPFTKKFTHTQQCTVLKTHFDYTKVNGLLTQENIMGKIQEVYKEHFGSKRALKIRFTQKILKDIKEDEQQLDVIKNEHLRAHRGAEENKQQIIRRLLLPLIIQGGALQTKHDATIDLRHMGRQPILIFHQGEARLRLDYKYYIHHFNLTVIKTQVRSLREQFKNFSKNEFTELIIEKFSEIDFALKSIDPVRRHKRWDSLGTFWKFLAGNPDANDLMIINSSINDLITNNNEQVKINREVNLQLKEAIFQTKKAIELFNVGSVEMYCTRILFYLNYLSDKLAQIIDTIMLAKLGLVNEKILSQREIDILITDLARENITVQTAVEATNYAMTSVASNNLEIALIIKMPKLDPRVFNKVRLFPVIHENKQIHILHQFYLSHDEKIYQINTIEPTIFEIKDIRLDNTTCIPRLLKGESATCNYTSNPMEEEITFLDDQHIFINTMKNFTLTSNCGVTNRKLSGSFLISFNNCQLRINDVLYTSRVKTLPGNPIQLHLDGVEIKKQQDILNISVEHLHKLQTETRKDLDLIRLKNNSWHFLNWSIWSIIGGMISPLIICTLLLLSFLIYRNRTIKLNINNTTRNPNQAIEPEAVSLPIEEGRPNFRILTVRDSLNGTEAICEDEVIVYGHSFDDPKGVLNGSKFCDINGSRSIEFEGGSKIFVEDTEASGLVELIRDTGSFFFHGGVEEYSRLRSI; the protein is encoded by the exons ATGTCCCCATTCACCAAAAAGTTTACCCATACCCAGCAATGTACG GTACTTAAGACACATTTTGATTACACCAAGGTAAACGGATTATTAACGCAAGAAAACATAATGGGAAAGATCCAAGAGGTCTACAAAGAGCATTTCGGAAGCAAAAGGGCATTAAAAATCCGCTTTACCCAGAAAATATTGAAAGACATCAAAGAAGACGAGCAACAGTTGGACGTTATCAAAAACGAACATTTAAGAGCACATAGAGGTGCAGAGGAGAACAAACAGCAAATTATCAGAAG ACTTTTACTACCGCTCATCATCCAAGGTGGAGCTTTGCAAACGAAACACGATGCGACGATCGACCTACGACACATGGGACGACAACCAATCTTGATCTTTCATCAAGGCGAAGCACGACTCAGACTGGACTACAAATACTACATACACCATTTCAATCTCACCGTAATTAAAACACAAGTCAGAAGCCTCCGGGAACAGTTTAAAAATTTTAGCAAAAATGAGTTTACCGAactaattattgaaaaatttagcGAGATAGATTTTGCTCTCAAAAGTATAGACCCAGTCAGACGACATAAACGATGGGATAGTTTAGGTACATTTTGGAAATTCTTAGCCGGTAATCCGGATGCCAATGATTTAATGATTATTAATTCTTCCATAAACGACCTCATTACTAACAACAACGAACAAGTTAAAATTAACCGCGAGGTAAATCTTCAGTTAAAGGAGGCTATATTTCAGACTAAGAAGGCCATTGAATTGTTTAACGTTGGATCAGTTGAAATGTATTGCACGAGAATATTattctatttaaattatttgtcAGATAAACTAGCTCAAATAATTGACACCATCATGTTAGCAAAATTAGGATTAGTTAACGAAAAAATTCTGAGCCAAAGAGAAATTGACATTTTAATTACCGATCTAGCTAGGGAAAACATTACAGTTCAAACCGCAGTGGAAGCAACAAACTACGCAATGACATCAGTAGCATCGAATAACCTGGAGATCGCCCTTATCATCAAAATGCCAAAATTAGACCCAAGAGTCTTTAACAAAGTACGTCTGTTCCCAGTCATCCATGAAAATAAGCAGATACACATACTCCATCAATTTTATTTATCCCACGACgaaaaaatttatcaaataaacaCAATCGAACCAACTATATTCGAAATAAAAGATATACGTCTAGATAACACAACCTGCATACCGAGGTTGTTGAAAGGAGAATCAGCGACCTGCAATTATACATCAAATCCAATGGAAGAAGAAATTACCTTCCTTGATGATCAACACATATTTATAAACActatgaaaaactttacgttGACATCAAACTGTGGTGTAACAAACAGAAAACTCTCAGGCTCTTTTCTGATATCCTTCAACAATTGCCAATTACGTATCAACGACGTTTTGTATACGTCGAGAGTCAAAACCTTACCAGGAAACCCAATTCAGCTACACCTAGACGGGGTAGAAATAAAAAAGCAACAGGATATTTTAAATATTAGTGTGGAGCACCTTCACAAACTTCAAACCGAAACCCGGAAAGACTTGGACCTAATACGTTTGAAAAACAATAGTTGGCATTTCCTTAACTGGAGCATCTGGAGTATCATTGGGGGAATGATTTCGCCACTCATAATTTGTACTTTACTCCTTTTAAGTTTTCTCATCTACAGAAACAGGACTATTAAACTCAACATTAACAACACCACTCGAAACCCGAATCAAGCAATAGAACCAGAAGCAGTATCATTACCAATAGAAGAGGGTCGACCCAACTTCAGGATTTTGACCGTTAGAGAC AGCCTCAATGGCACTGAGGCTATCTGTGAAGATGAAGTAATTGTCTATGGGCACAGTTTCGATGATCCCAAGGGAGTATTGAATGGCAGCAAGTTCTGCGACATAAACGGAAGCAGGAGCATCGAGTTTGAAGGAGGCAGTAAAATTTTCGTTGAAGACACCGAAGCCAGTGGACTCGTCGAG TTGATCCGGGATACCGGAAGTTTCTTCTTTCATGGTGGTGTCGAAGAATATAGCAGACTTAGAAGTATCTAG